From the Spiribacter sp. 2438 genome, one window contains:
- a CDS encoding HlyC/CorC family transporter yields MDTIPLSLLFSILLLLIILSGCFSSSETALMTLNRYRLRHLSRSGHRGAHRAERLLQRPDRLIGIILLGNNFVNIAASSVATLIALRLGGEAALAAATGLLTLTILIFAEVAPKTLAALRPERVAFPAALVLGPLLKMLYPLVWLTNTLANGLLRLLGVSPTDGPQSALSREELRTVVNEAGAMIPQRHQGMLLSILDLDQATVEDIMIPRNEVAGIDLEDDWERIRQMVIDSEYRRLPVWDGGIDHLRGILPVRRVLAAMLEGDLDREQLVAQLQEPYFIPEGTRLHVQMRNFQVQRRRLGLVLDEYGEIVGLATLDDILEEIVGDFTTDPAELISDIQAEDDGTYLAAGSASVRELKRLLNWQLPADGPKTLNGLILEKLETIPEPGTSMLIDQHPVTVLQTEENRVKVARVAPRVRSRR; encoded by the coding sequence GTGGATACCATCCCGCTGTCCCTGCTGTTCTCCATCCTGCTCCTGCTGATCATCCTCTCGGGTTGCTTTTCCAGTTCCGAGACCGCGCTGATGACGCTGAACCGCTATCGCCTGCGTCATTTATCCCGAAGCGGACACCGAGGCGCGCACCGTGCCGAGCGCCTGCTGCAGCGACCCGACCGGCTGATTGGCATCATTCTGCTGGGCAATAATTTCGTGAACATAGCCGCGTCCTCCGTGGCTACGCTGATCGCCCTGCGTCTGGGCGGTGAAGCAGCGCTGGCGGCCGCCACCGGCCTGCTGACCCTGACCATCCTGATCTTTGCCGAAGTGGCGCCGAAGACCCTCGCCGCGCTCAGGCCGGAGCGCGTCGCCTTCCCGGCGGCTTTGGTGCTGGGACCGCTGCTGAAAATGCTCTATCCGCTGGTCTGGCTCACCAACACCCTGGCCAACGGCCTGCTGAGATTGCTGGGTGTCAGCCCCACGGACGGACCACAGTCGGCACTGAGCCGGGAGGAGCTCCGCACGGTGGTTAACGAAGCTGGCGCGATGATTCCGCAGCGACATCAGGGCATGCTGCTCAGCATTCTCGACCTGGACCAGGCCACGGTGGAAGACATCATGATCCCGCGGAACGAAGTGGCGGGCATCGATCTTGAGGATGACTGGGAGCGGATCCGCCAGATGGTGATCGACTCCGAGTACCGACGACTGCCTGTCTGGGACGGGGGCATTGATCATCTGCGCGGCATTCTGCCGGTGCGGCGGGTGCTTGCCGCCATGCTTGAGGGCGACCTGGACCGGGAACAACTTGTGGCTCAGCTTCAGGAACCTTACTTCATTCCCGAGGGCACCCGTCTGCATGTCCAGATGCGTAACTTCCAGGTGCAGCGGCGACGGCTTGGGCTGGTGCTGGATGAGTACGGTGAAATTGTCGGGCTGGCGACGCTGGACGATATCCTCGAGGAAATCGTGGGGGACTTCACCACCGACCCGGCGGAGCTGATCAGCGATATCCAGGCGGAAGATGACGGCACCTACCTGGCGGCGGGCAGCGCCAGTGTCCGGGAGTTGAAACGACTCCTGAACTGGCAGTTGCCGGCGGACGGGCCGAAGACACTGAATGGCCTCATCCTCGAAAAACTGGAGACCATTCCGGAACCCGGCACCAGTATGCTCATCGACCAGCATCCGGTAACCGTTCTGCAGACCGAGGAGAATCGGGTCAAGGTCGCGCGGGTCGCACCCCGGGTGCGCTCGCGTCGCTAG
- the cysS gene encoding cysteine--tRNA ligase, which produces MLEIHNSLTGRQEVFRPIDPPRVGLYVCGMTVYDYCHLGHARAMVVFDMVVRRLRAIGYDVRYVRNITDIDDKIIQRAAEVGEPMEALTARFTAAMHADADALGCLRPDEEPRATGHMQGIIDMISQLIEGGYAYQAGGDVYYAVTRFPDYGALAGKQLETLRAGARIAPGELKRDPADFVLWKAAREGEPSWPSPWGDGRPGWHIECSAMSTHCLGNHFDIHGGGMDLKFPHHENEIAQSEAATGECFVNYWMHNGHVRIDDEKMSKSLGNFTTVRDILAAHDAEAVRLFLLSTHYRSPLNFTPDGLVQARNALARLYTALRGAASGNEAPEEAFRSRFEAAMDDDFNTPLALSVLFDLAREINRARDDGRQERVTVLADTLRQLSSVLGLLCRPPEDFLTGSAGDVELGAESIEALIEERARARREKDFSRADAIRDQLQADGVVLEDKPDGTLWRREG; this is translated from the coding sequence ATGCTTGAGATCCACAACAGCCTCACCGGCCGCCAGGAGGTTTTTCGTCCCATTGACCCGCCCCGGGTGGGGCTCTACGTCTGTGGGATGACGGTGTATGACTACTGCCATCTGGGTCATGCCAGGGCCATGGTGGTATTCGACATGGTGGTTCGGCGGCTGCGGGCGATCGGCTATGACGTGCGCTATGTCCGCAATATCACCGATATCGATGACAAGATCATCCAGCGGGCCGCCGAAGTCGGTGAACCCATGGAGGCCCTGACCGCACGGTTCACTGCCGCCATGCACGCCGATGCCGATGCCCTCGGCTGTCTGAGGCCGGACGAAGAGCCCCGCGCCACCGGACACATGCAGGGCATTATCGACATGATCAGCCAGCTCATCGAGGGCGGTTATGCCTATCAGGCCGGTGGTGATGTCTACTATGCCGTCACCCGATTCCCGGATTATGGCGCCCTCGCCGGCAAACAGCTGGAAACCCTGCGAGCCGGTGCCCGCATCGCACCCGGCGAGCTTAAACGTGACCCGGCGGATTTCGTGCTCTGGAAAGCGGCGAGGGAGGGTGAGCCAAGCTGGCCCTCTCCCTGGGGTGATGGTCGACCTGGCTGGCACATTGAATGCTCTGCGATGTCCACCCATTGCCTGGGAAACCATTTCGACATTCATGGCGGTGGCATGGATCTCAAGTTTCCCCATCACGAAAACGAGATCGCCCAGTCGGAAGCCGCCACCGGAGAGTGCTTCGTCAATTACTGGATGCACAACGGCCATGTGCGTATCGACGACGAAAAGATGTCCAAATCGCTGGGTAACTTCACCACGGTTCGGGATATTCTCGCCGCCCATGATGCCGAGGCGGTCAGACTGTTCCTGCTGTCGACGCATTACCGGAGTCCGCTCAATTTCACGCCGGACGGGCTGGTTCAGGCACGCAATGCCCTGGCGCGCCTTTACACCGCCCTGCGGGGGGCAGCCTCGGGCAATGAGGCACCGGAAGAGGCCTTTCGGAGCCGCTTCGAGGCCGCCATGGATGACGACTTCAACACCCCGCTGGCGCTTTCCGTGCTTTTCGATCTCGCCCGGGAGATTAATCGTGCTCGGGATGACGGCCGTCAGGAGCGGGTCACGGTTCTGGCGGATACCCTCCGCCAGCTAAGCTCGGTTCTGGGGCTCCTGTGCCGCCCGCCGGAGGATTTTCTGACCGGTTCGGCGGGAGACGTGGAGCTCGGCGCTGAGAGCATTGAGGCATTGATCGAAGAGCGGGCTCGGGCCCGGCGGGAAAAGGATTTTTCCCGAGCGGACGCCATTCGCGATCAGCTGCAGGCGGACGGCGTGGTGCTCGAGGACAAGCCCGATGGCACACTGTGGCGCCGCGAGGGCTAG
- the gltX gene encoding glutamate--tRNA ligase: MTATPVKTRFAPSPTGRLHLGNLRTALLNCLLARHHGGGFLLRVEDSDLARNKADGVANLQADLRWLGLTWDEGPGSGQPASDWQQSARGAIHDQAVDQLLDNGLAYPCFCSAERLQSLRAEQKKAGLPPRYDGHCAGIPADVAAARLAAGESASIRLRMPGDGTIGFDDLVRGRQTFSVEALSDPVIRRADGSAAFLLANAVDDAQMGITHVIRGEDHLSNTPRQIVLLESLGLEAPGYGHVGLVVNTDGTPLSKRTGAAGVDELARQGYRPEAVINYLARLGGSIPTDELHSLEALAAMFTVRGLNRGPARFDRAQLDHWQTKAMAHLTTDELGDAAASAGVPADLQVSFTALVHPNLKTLADVDDWARRLCDSGAEVLDPAATPAEDLALIIEASPAFFLAARDALDACSTSDWATVRPALEAATGTRGGRLMKPLRLALTGLGYGPTIGEIIEFMPAATRRARLAHAAELATTGVPPNA, translated from the coding sequence ATGACGGCCACCCCGGTAAAAACACGGTTTGCCCCCAGTCCCACCGGGCGGTTACATCTGGGTAACCTGCGCACCGCGCTCCTCAACTGCCTGCTGGCTCGCCATCATGGCGGTGGATTCCTGTTGCGGGTGGAGGACAGCGATCTGGCACGCAACAAGGCCGATGGCGTTGCCAATCTGCAGGCGGATCTCCGCTGGCTCGGCCTGACTTGGGATGAGGGTCCCGGCAGCGGGCAGCCGGCGTCCGACTGGCAGCAGTCGGCCCGTGGAGCGATCCACGATCAGGCGGTGGACCAGTTGCTGGATAACGGCCTGGCCTACCCCTGCTTCTGCAGCGCCGAGCGTCTTCAGTCGCTGCGTGCGGAGCAGAAGAAAGCGGGTCTCCCGCCCCGCTACGATGGTCATTGCGCCGGGATTCCCGCCGACGTCGCGGCGGCGCGGCTGGCCGCTGGAGAGAGCGCCAGTATCCGGCTGCGAATGCCCGGGGACGGCACCATTGGCTTCGATGATCTGGTTCGGGGGCGGCAGACATTTTCCGTCGAAGCGCTCAGCGATCCGGTCATTCGCCGCGCCGATGGTTCGGCGGCCTTCCTGCTCGCCAATGCGGTGGACGACGCTCAGATGGGCATTACCCACGTCATTCGGGGCGAGGATCACCTCAGCAATACACCGCGCCAGATCGTCCTGCTTGAGTCGCTGGGTCTCGAGGCACCCGGTTACGGGCATGTGGGGTTGGTGGTGAATACCGATGGTACGCCGCTCTCCAAACGCACCGGAGCGGCCGGCGTTGACGAGCTCGCCCGGCAGGGTTACCGGCCGGAGGCCGTGATTAACTATCTGGCACGCCTCGGCGGCTCGATCCCCACCGACGAGTTACACAGCCTCGAGGCGCTGGCGGCGATGTTCACGGTCCGGGGCCTCAATCGGGGTCCGGCCCGGTTCGATCGCGCGCAGCTTGATCACTGGCAGACAAAGGCCATGGCCCACCTGACCACGGATGAACTCGGTGACGCCGCGGCGTCAGCCGGCGTGCCGGCGGACCTGCAGGTCTCGTTCACGGCGCTGGTCCATCCCAATTTGAAAACGCTGGCGGATGTTGATGACTGGGCCCGTCGGCTCTGCGATTCGGGAGCGGAAGTGCTGGACCCGGCGGCGACGCCTGCCGAAGACCTGGCCTTGATCATTGAAGCTTCACCGGCGTTTTTTCTGGCGGCACGCGATGCACTGGATGCCTGTTCCACGTCTGACTGGGCCACCGTTCGCCCCGCGCTCGAGGCGGCCACCGGTACCCGTGGGGGTCGCTTGATGAAGCCATTACGATTGGCGCTCACCGGGCTCGGGTATGGCCCGACCATCGGCGAAATCATTGAATTCATGCCTGCGGCCACGCGCCGGGCGCGGCTGGCTCATGCGGCGGAGCTGGCCACCACGGGAGTCCCACCGAATGCTTGA
- a CDS encoding UDP-2,3-diacylglucosamine diphosphatase, whose translation MHAAAESAIFGAMQHHHYQTDQGPLLFIADLHLDPSRPGALAAFLDFLAGPAREASALFILGDLFEAWIGDDARPPDEPVAPALRSLSDHGTKIFLMHGNRDFLLGEAFVRDAGARLLAEPTLVTIDGTPTLLEHGDALCTDDHSYQAFRRQVRNPTWQAQFLALPVAERLAQAQAARSRSSDDIAEKTESIMDVNQQAVADRFRAFDARRLIHGHTHRPAFHDHEVDQKNRQRIVLGDWFTQGSVLKADDGHYELTTLPIESASGP comes from the coding sequence TTGCATGCAGCCGCGGAGAGCGCCATCTTTGGCGCCATGCAGCACCATCACTACCAGACGGATCAGGGACCCCTTCTGTTTATCGCCGATTTGCACCTGGATCCGAGCCGACCCGGTGCCCTGGCCGCCTTTCTGGATTTCCTGGCGGGCCCGGCCCGTGAAGCCTCGGCGCTGTTCATCCTCGGCGACCTCTTCGAGGCCTGGATTGGTGACGACGCCCGTCCGCCGGACGAGCCCGTGGCGCCGGCCCTGCGGTCGCTGTCAGATCACGGCACGAAAATCTTTCTGATGCATGGCAACCGCGATTTCCTGCTGGGAGAGGCCTTTGTCCGCGATGCCGGTGCCCGGCTGCTGGCCGAACCCACTCTGGTGACCATTGACGGCACACCCACCCTGCTGGAGCACGGCGACGCCCTGTGCACCGATGACCACAGCTATCAGGCGTTTCGGCGCCAGGTGCGCAACCCGACCTGGCAAGCGCAATTCCTGGCCCTGCCGGTGGCGGAACGACTGGCTCAGGCTCAGGCCGCGCGTTCCCGCAGTAGCGACGATATCGCCGAGAAGACGGAATCCATCATGGACGTCAACCAGCAGGCCGTGGCGGACCGATTCCGGGCATTCGATGCCCGGCGGCTGATTCACGGCCACACCCATCGACCCGCCTTCCATGACCATGAGGTGGATCAAAAGAACCGGCAGCGAATTGTCCTCGGAGACTGGTTCACCCAGGGCAGTGTCCTAAAAGCCGACGACGGCCACTATGAGCTGACGACATTGCCAATCGAATCGGCCTCAGGGCCCTGA
- a CDS encoding glycine betaine ABC transporter substrate-binding protein, with protein MSNRTSRMLLTGALGLAMAGGASAQDDTIEFGWTAWSDAEFMTRLAAQLVNDHTDYSADMVQTDIAPQFQGLATGDIDAMLMAWLPATHEEYYEGVADDVENLGVLYNSARLGWAVPTYVPEDQLSSIEDLTDDSVQAELGGTITGIDPGAGLTSLSEQALETYGLDDYTLQTSSGAGMTAALDRAVGRDDWIVVTGWSPHWKFGAYELRYLEDPEGALGGPERVHALGRAGFDADYPEISEMLSRMYVPIDELQDYMFEASETSFEEAVSAYIDDNPDRIQYWLTGEL; from the coding sequence ATGTCGAACAGAACATCGCGCATGTTGTTAACCGGTGCACTCGGTCTCGCCATGGCAGGCGGCGCCAGTGCTCAGGATGACACCATTGAGTTCGGCTGGACCGCCTGGTCAGATGCGGAGTTCATGACCCGACTGGCAGCTCAGCTGGTTAATGATCACACGGACTACTCGGCAGATATGGTGCAGACGGATATTGCGCCGCAGTTCCAGGGGCTGGCCACCGGTGATATCGATGCCATGCTGATGGCCTGGCTGCCAGCGACTCACGAGGAGTATTACGAGGGCGTTGCCGATGACGTTGAGAACCTGGGTGTTCTCTACAACTCGGCACGCCTGGGCTGGGCGGTCCCCACCTATGTGCCCGAGGACCAGCTCTCGAGCATCGAAGATCTCACCGACGACAGTGTCCAGGCAGAGCTCGGCGGCACCATCACCGGTATCGATCCGGGAGCCGGGCTGACCTCGCTCTCCGAGCAGGCGCTGGAAACCTATGGTCTGGATGACTACACCCTGCAGACCTCCAGCGGGGCCGGCATGACCGCGGCGCTGGATCGTGCCGTTGGCCGTGATGACTGGATCGTGGTCACCGGCTGGAGTCCGCACTGGAAGTTCGGTGCTTACGAATTGCGTTACCTGGAAGACCCCGAGGGCGCGCTGGGTGGTCCTGAGCGGGTTCATGCGCTGGGACGGGCTGGCTTCGACGCCGACTATCCGGAGATTTCGGAGATGCTGAGTCGAATGTACGTGCCCATTGATGAGCTACAGGACTACATGTTCGAGGCCAGCGAGACATCCTTTGAGGAAGCGGTTAGTGCTTACATTGATGATAATCCGGATCGGATTCAGTACTGGTTGACCGGCGAGCTTTGA
- a CDS encoding proline/glycine betaine ABC transporter permease, with protein MATDLRDLISIPIGDVVERGVDWVRDNLSGPLDGFAAFVGLIADALEGALLFLPDWVLAPLIIALAWWRVGWRFGLFALIAMLVIASMGLWRETMQTLALVIGASLIALAAGLPLGIAMARRDAVESVVRPILDFMQTMPPFVYLIPAAIFFGLGKVPGTIATVIFAMPPAVRLTNLGIRQVSQENVEAGLAFGCTSRQLLYKVQIPLAMPSIMAGINQTIMLALSMVVIASMIGAGGLGNTVLTGIQRLDVGLGFEGGLGVVILAILLDRLTQSLGLRKRRK; from the coding sequence ATGGCCACGGATCTCAGAGACCTCATCAGCATTCCCATCGGCGACGTGGTTGAGCGGGGCGTGGATTGGGTGCGGGACAATCTATCCGGACCGCTGGACGGGTTTGCCGCTTTTGTCGGGCTGATTGCCGACGCCCTTGAGGGAGCGCTGCTTTTTCTGCCCGACTGGGTGCTGGCGCCGCTCATTATTGCCCTGGCCTGGTGGCGGGTGGGGTGGCGCTTTGGCCTCTTCGCCCTGATCGCCATGCTGGTCATTGCGTCCATGGGGCTCTGGCGCGAAACCATGCAAACCCTGGCACTGGTGATCGGCGCCAGCCTGATTGCGCTGGCAGCGGGGCTGCCGCTGGGGATCGCCATGGCGCGGCGTGACGCGGTCGAGTCAGTGGTGCGCCCGATCCTGGATTTCATGCAGACCATGCCGCCATTCGTCTATCTGATTCCTGCAGCGATCTTCTTTGGCCTGGGTAAAGTGCCTGGCACCATTGCCACGGTGATCTTCGCCATGCCGCCGGCGGTGCGGCTGACCAACCTCGGGATCCGTCAGGTGAGTCAGGAGAACGTCGAGGCAGGACTGGCATTCGGCTGTACCAGCCGCCAGCTGCTCTACAAAGTCCAGATACCCCTGGCCATGCCTTCCATCATGGCGGGCATCAACCAGACCATCATGCTGGCGCTTTCCATGGTGGTCATTGCCTCCATGATCGGAGCCGGCGGCCTCGGCAACACGGTGCTGACCGGCATCCAGCGTCTGGACGTGGGCCTTGGATTCGAAGGCGGCCTGGGGGTCGTCATCCTTGCCATCCTGCTGGATCGCCTGACCCAGAGTCTCGGGCTGCGCAAGCGGCGTAAATGA
- the proV gene encoding glycine betaine/L-proline ABC transporter ATP-binding protein ProV, producing MSTKIEVKNLFKVFGPNPAEGMRLLDDGLDKDAIFEKTGNTVGVRDASFSIQEGEIFVVMGLSGSGKSTIVRMLNRLIDATAGQVLIDGRDVNSLPQNELIELRRHDMSMVFQSFALMPHRTVLQNAAFGLEVAGVDQQTREERAMKALEQVGLKTNAQSYPDELSGGMQQRVGLARGLAVDPSIMLMDEAFSALDPLIRTEMQDELVALQREDRRTIVFISHDLDEAMRIGDRIAIMQGGAVVQVGTPEEIVSNPANDYVRSFFYGVDVTQVYSAADIADRRQVTVIERPGVSMRSALERLHAANRDLAVVLDQDQKYQGTVTAESLAAQIDANGEPRYSEAFVDEVEAIDASTPLSEVVTRSAANRHPLPVVDDQGQYLGSITRAAVLRMLDRSGEG from the coding sequence GTGAGCACCAAGATCGAAGTCAAAAACCTTTTCAAGGTCTTCGGCCCCAATCCGGCGGAGGGAATGCGTCTGCTTGATGATGGGCTCGACAAGGACGCGATCTTCGAGAAGACCGGCAACACCGTTGGCGTTCGCGACGCGTCATTTTCCATCCAGGAAGGCGAAATTTTCGTGGTGATGGGCTTGTCCGGCTCGGGCAAGTCGACGATTGTGCGCATGCTCAACCGGCTCATTGATGCCACAGCCGGTCAGGTCCTGATCGATGGCCGTGACGTGAACTCCCTGCCACAGAACGAACTCATTGAACTTCGTCGGCACGACATGAGCATGGTGTTCCAGTCGTTCGCGCTGATGCCGCATCGAACGGTCCTGCAGAATGCGGCCTTCGGGCTCGAGGTTGCCGGTGTGGATCAACAGACCCGTGAAGAACGGGCCATGAAAGCCCTTGAACAGGTCGGGCTGAAAACCAATGCCCAGAGCTATCCGGATGAGCTCTCCGGCGGCATGCAGCAGCGTGTGGGCCTGGCTCGGGGTCTGGCGGTGGATCCTTCCATCATGCTGATGGACGAGGCCTTTTCCGCGCTTGACCCACTGATTCGCACGGAAATGCAGGACGAACTGGTTGCCCTGCAGCGCGAAGATCGACGGACCATCGTTTTTATTTCTCACGACCTGGACGAGGCCATGCGCATCGGTGACCGGATCGCCATCATGCAGGGCGGCGCCGTGGTTCAGGTGGGCACGCCGGAAGAAATTGTTTCCAACCCCGCCAATGATTACGTCAGATCGTTTTTCTACGGGGTTGATGTGACCCAGGTTTACTCGGCGGCCGATATCGCCGATCGGCGCCAGGTCACCGTGATCGAACGGCCAGGGGTGAGCATGCGCTCGGCCCTGGAGCGACTCCATGCTGCCAATCGGGATCTCGCCGTGGTCCTGGATCAGGACCAGAAATACCAAGGGACGGTGACGGCCGAGTCGCTGGCGGCACAGATTGATGCCAACGGCGAACCCCGTTACAGCGAAGCGTTCGTGGACGAGGTCGAGGCCATCGACGCCTCAACGCCCCTTTCGGAGGTGGTCACCCGTTCAGCCGCCAACCGCCATCCGCTGCCGGTGGTGGACGATCAGGGCCAGTACCTGGGCAGCATCACCCGGGCTGCCGTCCTGCGAATGCTCGATCGCTCAGGAGAAGGATAA
- a CDS encoding DUF4147 domain-containing protein produces the protein MLERVYAAAIAAVGGRQAVARALSAETAPPPGPVYLVAVGKAAAAMAHGVADSPAYPVRNGLVITREGYQDPALGRRLPVRQLESAHPIPDERSLEAGEALVQFLTTAPANARFLFLISGGASSLVERLEGDGDQVGLARLNQSLLASGLDIARVNAVRQHYSTIKAGRLARWLAGRPADVLLISDVPGDNPAVIGSGLLVPSVPNLSGSGVDLRFKGLQPAPTPPATGDPLFQHITITVVASNATARAAAAQAGRAAGWDVHVEDTLLTGEAAAAGPAIARQLVAGPQGMFVQGGEPTVTLPPNPGQGGRMQTLALSAAAELADSPCALLAAGTDGADGPGDVAGAIVDGETLSRGEAAGGNLQDALANADAGRFLSLSGDLLVTGGTGTNVMDLVIGLRF, from the coding sequence TTGCTGGAGCGTGTTTACGCCGCCGCGATTGCGGCGGTGGGCGGGCGCCAGGCCGTGGCGCGGGCCCTTTCGGCTGAGACGGCGCCACCGCCCGGACCCGTGTATCTGGTCGCCGTGGGTAAAGCCGCCGCCGCCATGGCCCATGGTGTTGCGGACAGCCCCGCTTATCCGGTGCGGAACGGTCTGGTGATTACCCGCGAGGGTTACCAGGACCCGGCCCTTGGCCGGCGCCTGCCGGTGCGGCAGCTGGAATCGGCTCACCCGATCCCCGATGAGCGCAGCCTGGAGGCTGGCGAAGCCCTGGTGCAGTTCCTGACCACGGCGCCTGCCAATGCCCGATTTCTGTTCCTGATCTCCGGCGGTGCCTCCAGCCTGGTGGAACGGCTGGAAGGCGACGGGGATCAGGTGGGTCTGGCCAGACTGAACCAGTCGTTGCTGGCCAGCGGTCTGGACATCGCTCGGGTCAACGCGGTTCGTCAGCACTATTCGACCATCAAGGCGGGACGTCTGGCCCGCTGGCTGGCGGGGCGGCCGGCGGATGTTCTGCTGATTTCGGATGTCCCGGGAGATAACCCGGCCGTCATTGGCTCCGGGCTTCTGGTGCCGTCAGTGCCGAACCTGTCAGGATCCGGCGTCGATCTGCGGTTTAAGGGGCTGCAGCCGGCACCGACGCCGCCGGCTACTGGCGACCCTCTGTTTCAACACATCACCATCACCGTGGTGGCCAGCAATGCCACGGCCCGGGCGGCTGCCGCGCAGGCGGGTCGGGCGGCGGGCTGGGACGTTCATGTTGAGGACACGCTGCTCACTGGAGAGGCCGCCGCCGCGGGCCCTGCGATTGCCCGGCAGCTGGTCGCCGGACCTCAAGGCATGTTCGTACAGGGCGGAGAGCCGACGGTGACCCTGCCGCCCAACCCCGGCCAGGGGGGGCGGATGCAGACCCTGGCGCTGTCGGCGGCGGCCGAGCTCGCCGACAGCCCGTGTGCTCTGCTCGCAGCCGGTACTGACGGTGCCGATGGGCCGGGTGACGTGGCGGGCGCCATCGTGGATGGCGAGACCCTGAGCCGTGGGGAGGCCGCCGGGGGCAATCTGCAGGATGCCCTGGCCAACGCCGATGCCGGCCGCTTTCTCTCCCTCAGCGGCGATCTGCTGGTGACCGGAGGAACCGGAACCAACGTCATGGATCTGGTGATCGGGCTACGTTTCTAA
- a CDS encoding O-succinylhomoserine sulfhydrylase, whose translation MSWGDDTIGLRAGWERTPEQEHSEAIFPTSSFTFKSAAEAAARFSGEEPGNIYSRFTNPTVRAFEKRLAAMEGGERCIAMASGMAGILGVCMGLLRSGDHVVCSLGVFGTTASLFANQLSRFGITTDFVTPTDLKAWQAAVRPETRMLFLETPSNPLTEVVDLAALSDLARSSEAWLVVDNCFCTPALQRPLELGADLVTHSATKFLDGQGRCVGGAVVGDAKTLDEAIFPFLRTAGPTLSPFNAWVFLKGLETLNLRMRAHSDQALALARWLVDHPAVSRVHYSGLPDHPQHALAARQQSGFGGIVSFEVEGGRQAAWSVVDATEMLSITANLGDVRSTITHPATTTHGRVAPEQREAMGIGEGLVRISVGLEDLVDIQTDLDRGLGGLKAC comes from the coding sequence ATGAGCTGGGGCGATGACACCATTGGTCTGCGCGCGGGCTGGGAGCGAACTCCTGAGCAGGAGCACTCCGAGGCGATCTTCCCCACCTCAAGCTTTACCTTCAAAAGTGCCGCGGAGGCGGCGGCACGCTTTAGCGGCGAAGAGCCGGGCAACATTTATTCCCGGTTCACCAACCCGACGGTGCGGGCTTTCGAAAAGCGGTTGGCCGCCATGGAAGGAGGTGAGCGCTGCATTGCCATGGCCTCGGGCATGGCCGGGATCCTTGGCGTCTGCATGGGTTTGCTCCGTAGCGGTGATCACGTGGTCTGCTCGCTGGGTGTTTTCGGCACCACTGCCTCGCTATTCGCCAACCAGCTGAGCCGTTTCGGCATTACCACCGACTTCGTCACGCCTACTGATCTGAAGGCCTGGCAGGCGGCGGTGCGACCGGAAACCCGGATGCTTTTTCTCGAGACGCCGTCCAATCCACTCACCGAAGTGGTGGACCTCGCCGCGCTTTCGGATCTGGCGCGTAGCAGCGAGGCCTGGCTGGTGGTGGACAATTGCTTCTGCACGCCGGCGCTGCAGCGGCCGCTGGAGCTGGGCGCCGACCTGGTGACTCACTCCGCCACCAAGTTCCTGGATGGACAGGGCCGATGCGTCGGGGGCGCGGTAGTGGGCGACGCGAAAACCCTCGATGAGGCGATTTTCCCCTTCCTTCGCACCGCGGGCCCAACGCTGAGCCCGTTCAACGCCTGGGTGTTCCTGAAGGGCCTCGAGACCCTCAACCTGAGAATGCGGGCGCATAGTGATCAGGCTCTCGCTCTGGCTCGATGGCTGGTGGATCATCCCGCGGTGTCCCGGGTGCATTACAGCGGGCTGCCTGATCATCCGCAGCACGCGCTGGCGGCGCGGCAGCAGAGCGGTTTTGGCGGCATTGTCTCCTTCGAGGTGGAGGGCGGGCGTCAAGCCGCCTGGTCGGTGGTCGACGCCACCGAAATGTTGTCCATCACCGCGAATCTTGGGGATGTGCGCAGCACGATCACCCACCCGGCGACCACGACCCATGGTCGGGTGGCGCCGGAGCAGCGCGAAGCCATGGGCATCGGTGAGGGGCTTGTCCGGATTTCCGTCGGGCTGGAAGACCTCGTGGACATTCAGACCGATCTGGACCGGGGCCTCGGCGGGCTGAAGGCCTGTTAA